From Argopecten irradians isolate NY chromosome 12, Ai_NY, whole genome shotgun sequence, one genomic window encodes:
- the LOC138336883 gene encoding RNA-binding protein RO60-like, producing MAEGGSLQPDDETHEIKDQTERMSYMQVRNVSGGFVYVVTDMTRLLRFLILGTEEGNYYYEEKELKRESVECIDRLIIQDRGIEVVKKIVEVSKAGRACKQNCTVYALAVCARSNDLETKKAAYDALSDVCQIPTDLFAFIKYCEDFSAGTGWGRAHRRAIANWYNNYQGEETKLAYRVTKFRQRHNWKHKDALRLAHITPKTEPLRLIILYLVKGLNEAKRMQMPRQEKELETWQKVYIYLESVEKALHSTEESEVVDLIEKHGLVREHVPTVLLNSIPIWQALLKKMPMNAMVRNLGKMGSLHMLGDDSEEARIIVDRLNDKEALKKSRIHPFKILVALKMYSKGRGEKGALSWPRNTCIIGALEEAYYTCFDNVEPTNKKYCLAVDVSASMDYPMVGIESMTARDGAAAMMMLTARTEPHYEVYAFCDELKTLPIKKTDNLKTVFNKMSNLRFGSTNCSLPIKQALSDKKKFDVFIVYTDSETHYSAIHPSHALQQYRTLTGIKDARLIVVGMASSGFSIADPTDPLMMDVVGFDSNAPEAMRSFVEGQFL from the exons ATGGCGGAAGGAGGAAGCCTACAACCAGACGACGAGACACACGAAATAAAAGATCAGACGGAGAGAATGTCGTACATGCAAGTTCGGAATGTCTCCGGGGGATTCGTCTATGTAGTGACTGATATGACCCGACTTCTGCGGTTTCTTATCCTTGGTACTGAAGAAGGTAACTACTACTATGAAGAGAAGGAATTGAAACGAGAAAGCGTTGAATGCATCGACAG atTGATCATCCAAGACAGAGGGATAGAAGTTGTGAAGAAAATTGTTGAGGTCAGCAAGGCTGGACGTGCCTGTAAGCAGAACTGCACTGTTTACGCTCTAGCTGTCTGCGCAAGGTCAAACGACCTTGAAACAAAAAAGGCAGCATATGACGCACTCTCCGATGTATGCCAGATTCCTACTGATTTGTTTGCTTTCATAAAGTACTGTGAGGACTTCAGTGCGGGGACTGGTTGGGGCAGAGCACATCGTCGTGCAATCGCAAACTGGTACAACAACTATCAGGGCGAGGAGACAAAACTTGCATACAGGGTTACCAAGTTCCGTCAACGTCACAACTGGAAGCACAAGGATGCCCTCCGTCTTGCCCATATAACCCCGAAGACCGAACCGTTACGGCTCATCATCTTGTACCTTGTAAAAGGTCTAAATGAGGCCAAACGTATGCAAATGCCAAGACAAGAAAAGGAGTTAGAAACATGGCAGAAGGTGTACATTTATCTAGAATCTGTAGAAAAGGCGTTGCATTCCACAGAAGAATCTGAAGTAGTGGATTTGATAGAGAAGCATGGTCTGGTGAGAGAACATGTTCCGACTGTGTTACTCAATTCTATTCCCATTTGGCAAGCTCTGTTGAAGAAAATGCCTATGAATGCCATGGTGCGTAACCTCGGCAAAATGGGAAGTCTCCATATGTTAGGGGATGACTCTGAGGAAGCGAGAATCATTGTGGACAGACTCAACGATAAAGAAGCCCTCAAGAAATCAAGGATCCACCCTTTCAAAATCTTGGTTGCTTTGAAAATGTACAGCAAAGGTAGAGGTGAAAAAGGAGCGCTGAGTTGGCCCCGTAACACCTGTATTATTGGCGCTTTGGAGGAAGCCTATTACACTTGTTTTGACAATGTGGAGCCAACCAACAAGAAATATTGTCTGGCAGTGGACGTGAGTGCGTCAATGGATTATCCCATGGTTGGAATCGAGTCCATGACAGCGCGAGATGGAGCCGCGGCCATGATGATGCTAACCGCCAGAACAGAACCACATTACGAAGTCTACGCCTTCTGTGACGAGCTGAAGACCTTACCAATTAAGAAAACAGACAATTTGAAGACTGTATTTAACAAGATGAGTAACCTGCGTTTCGGATCCACAAACTGCTCATTGCCCATTAAACAGGCTCTCTCAGACAAGAAGAAATTTGacgtgtttatagtatataccGATTCGGAGACCCATTACAGTGCGATCCATCCCAGCCATGCCTTGCAGCAGTACCGAACCTTGACCGGGATTAAAGACGCCCGGTTGATCGTGGTTGGGATGGCTAGTTCTGGGTTCAGCATTGCTGACCCTACGGATCCACTGATGATGGACGTGGTGGGTTTCGACTCCAACGCCCCGGAGGCCATGAGGAGCTTTGTGGAGGGACAGTTCCTGTAA